The segment GGTCGAATAGTTCACAGGCTTTGTGGTAGGTTTCCCGGTTTAACTTTGCCCTGCTGGTAGTGTTCAAAGTTTCGGCCTGTTCCAGGAACCAGGTGCAGGCTTTGCGGTATGTCTCCAGCATGCGAACCATCTTCTCCAGTTTGCCTTTGTTTGGGGATAGGAGTTTTACCTTTAGTGTTACTGTCTGCATATAGTATCTCCTCCGGTTTGCTTAAATTTTAGCATAACCGGATAAAAATAGCAAGTCGCCATTCATCTCCCGATTAAAATCGGGGGCATTCTGGCGGGATTTTTGTAAAAAATGAACATAACAATGTATCTGTTTAACCATAGGAGTGAATTATATGATTAAAAAGATCAATAAGACAATTATGATCTTGATAGACGGCTTGTCTTTCAAAACAGCTTTTAACGAAATGGGTTTTTTGAATCATCTAGTTGAAAAAGGTATAGGTGCTCTATATAAAGTAGAAACGGAACTTCCTCCTCTTTCGAGGCCACTTTATGAGACTATTTTTACGGGAGTTGTGCCCTGTTGCAGTGGCATAACAACTAATAAAAGTATAAGACTTTCAAGCAATGAAAGTATTTTTCACCTAGCTCGTGATAAAGGTTTGAAAACATCTGCATCTGCTTATTATTTTTTAAGCGAGCTTTATAACAAAGCTCCATTTGATCCAATATGTGATAGGGAACAGATGAATGAAAAAAATCCTATACAATATGGAAAATTTTATTTTGAAGATTCTTATCCTGACTCTCATGTATTTGTAGATGGAGAAATTTTAAGAAAAAATTATGATCCTGATTTTTTATTAATTCATACTATGGGAATGGATTATGTAGGACATATTTATGGAAGCAATTCTAAAGAATACAAGGCTCAGGCTGGAATTGTTGATGGATTGCTTGCATGGTTTTTAACAGCATGGATTGACCAGGGATATCACATTATAGTTACATCTGATCATGGCATGAGAAATGACGGGCTGCATCAAGGAACAGGAGAAGAAGAGCGAATTATTCCACTTTTCTGTATAAGCAATTTATTTAAGCCAGGCTACAATGATATAACAATTCCTCAGACTGCTATTGCACCAATGATATGTGAAATTTTAGGTGTTAATACTAGTTCAAAAATGATATCATTCAATATTAAAGTATTTAGAAATAATTGAAATGAATTAGAGGATCAAGACATTTTTCTTTGCTGTTACTTTTCACCCTTTTCCCGCATGGCCTTAAAAAATTTTCTAAGATTTTCAGGAAGCTCATATTTCTGCTTTCTTATATTTTCATCATTATCCCATGATTCATTGTTGCCATATATTTCTCTAAGTATGGCGTCAATTATCATTGCTTTAGGCGGAACATTATATTCTTTGCCATTATATATCCATACTCGGCAGTCTACTTCATCTCCACATAAATCACCACATGATTCACAAAGGGATTCTTTCGTTCCTAATTGTATATCTTTTCCATTGATTCGGATGGTAGGTGAACTCTCAAATCTATACTGTATGGCCTTTTCTTCACTATCAATGTGAATTTTGTTTACAACAACTTCAACTCCTGTTAATTCAAGCACTCTTTTAACTTCATCAATGGCTTCTTCAACGCTGCCTTCTGTACCCTGGCATCTGTCACATACGCTTAAATCCAGATACATAAAGTCGATTATAATTTTTTTCTTTTCAGTAAAATAACTTGGTTCTTCACACCCGCAATTTGTACTGCAGCAGGCGTCCTTCCTTTGCATTTCACAGCACCTCATAATAAAAACCTCCATCCATAAACATTATCTTCACTATTTATAGACGTAGATTTTTAAAAAAGGACGCAAATATTTAATAAGATTCAGCAATATTTACAACTGCTTTCTTTATGCTGGTATTCAATAACATTCCCAAATCTATCAAATTGAAACTCACAGCACTCAAAAAACTTTTCTTTCAACATCCTTCTCCTCCGTTGAACTCTTGATTTTGCCCCCGATATGGATATCCCCAGTTTTTGAGCCAATTCTTTTTGGGTCAAACCGCCCAATTCTGTTAGGATAATAGCCTGTTTATATTTATCTGGAAGGTTTTCGATCATATTTCTAAGACATAAGACTAATTCATTTATTATTTCGTCTTCATCATCTATGGTGATACCTTTTTCAGGTAAATCCAAAATATCAGTCTCAATTCTTTTCTTTCTATAATAATCGAAAATCGAGTTTCTTGTTATCTGATAAATCCATGCATATATTCTATTGTTGTCTTTTAGTTGGTGTGACGTCCTCCCCTCAATAAATTGAGGGGCATCCTAAAACGGATGCACGCAAAGGTTCACCTTCGCGCTTCGGTTCGGCGACGCCGTGCCATCCTAGGAGATATGACACGACCGCGGGCCGCGCCACACGGCCACTACTCCCCTTCACGGGAGATACCTGATACGCCCTTTCGTAGATGTTCAGGGCACCATTTATATCCGCCTGTGTTCTCCACCCGCAGGAGCATACATACAAACCCCGGTGCCTCCGGTTGGAAGCCACAACTTTCCCGCAGGCATGACAAGTGATGGACGTGCTCTTCTCATCTACGTTATCCCGTACCAGAATTCCCGCCAGTGCCCCTTTGTATTTAAGCATATCAATCAGCTTTCGGTACGGCCAGGCATGCAATCGCTGGTTCAGTCGGTCTCCATAGTCAATGCCCTGACGGATCCCGTTAAGGTCACCAATGGCTATCTCCTTCACGCCCCGCCGTATGCATTCCGCAATAAAATGGGAGGCGGCTATGTGCAGTAACTGCTCTACCTGTTTTCTTTCCCTATGTGCTATCTCCTTCCACCTGCGGGAGTTCTGCCGGAGACTTGCCCGCACCTTCTGCCAGTACCGCCTCACCGACTTGATGAACCTGCCGGAGTAAAGCATTACCGTACCATCGTCAAAAGCGCAAGCTATAAGGACCGTCTCACCAAGGTCTACCGCTGCCTTCCCCGTCCCGTTGTTTTCGCAGGCCTTAACTTCCACCACCAGACGGGCTTCTATTCGCCCGGAATCCTTGTCGTAGATGATGGAAAGTTCACGCACCCGTTCGTATTCAATATCGGGACGGTGAGATATACGGAAAGAGACTTGTCTTACACCATCTTCCCGGTTGGTGCCCAGACTTAGTTGACTTTATCCCCTTCCACTTTGAATCCACTCTGCACGTACTTGAGCGGAGAAAAATAACCTTGTGCTCTTTCCGCAGATGCCACAAAAGCCCGTTGTAGACCTTGGTGGCACAGAACATGGCGTCCTTCAGGACAGCTTCAGTCTGCGGGTCCGCATGGATTTGGGCTTTGAGTGTGATTAGAGGCACTCATTCACCTCCCTCTGTTTTTTGAGCTTCGATGTACAGCCTGATAGTCTCGCTGGAGACCTCTCCGGCTGTACCTACATAGTAGCTTGGGTTCCATAAATGCCCGCCCCAGAGCTTTTTCTTAAGTTCCGGATGCTTTACAAAGAGCTGGCGAGCCGTGGAACCCTTTAATATTTTGGCTATCACCGCCGGAGCTATCTTAGGAGGAGCAGAAAGAAAGACATGTACGTGGTCGGGCATAACCTCCAAAGCCAGCAACTGGTAGCCATGTTCCTTACAGAGAGTGGTAATTGCTCCCTTCAGGGTTTCGTTTACTGGTGGTAACAATACCTTACGGCGGTACTTCGTTGACCATACAAAGTGGTAATTTATATTGTAAACTGCTGTTCCGGTTGATTTCCAAGTTTCCCTCTTCATACCATTATGGTAACATACCGCAAAACGGTTGTCAATACCAGGGCGAAGGGTCCGTGTATCCCCTCAATAAATTGAGGGGGATTACTGCCCCTCGTGTTGATTTGTAAAAAACCTTTTCCATTTCCAATCCCTCAAACCCGCACAAACTCTGCCTGGCATTTCCTGGGAGGCAATAAAGTTTTTCCGTAATTGAGCTGTTTTTATACTAAATTTTCCCAAATACTGCCCTATTTTGTGTGAAAAAAGTCTTTCCGAATGGGCAGTGTTAAGGAGAAAAGGAAAAAGGGATAAGTGGCGTAAAACCCTCATCTATCAAGGCTTTACCACTTATCCCCCTTCTTGTTCAATGCTGCTTGACCCTTAAACCCTTTCCCTTTTCCCTACCCAAACAGAACTACTTTTTTCGCACGCGGAAAAGGTTTATTTGAAATATACAACAAGAATCACTTTTTCAAAACTAGCTTATTCCACCGTTACGCTCTTGGCGAGGTTTCTCGGCTTATCCACGTCGCAGCCACGAGCAACGGCGGCGTAATATGCGAAAAGCTGCAGCGGAATAACGGCTAGCACTGGCGTCAGCATCGGGTGGGTTTTGGGGATGTACATTACATGGTCCGCAGATTTTGCAATATCTTTGTTTCCTTCATTGGCAAGGGCAATTACGGCCGCACCCCTTGCCTTGACTTCCTTAATATTGCTCAGGGTCTTTTCGTACAAATGCTCCTGCGTTACCAGGGATATAACCGGCACACCCTCCGTCACCAGGGCCAGAGTGCCGTGTTTCAGTTCGCCAGCAGCATAAGCTTCAGCATGGATGTAAGAGATTTCTTTCAGCTTCAGCGCCCCTTCCAAAGCTACTGCGTAGTCTAGACCCCTGCCTATATAAAATATGTGTTCTCTTTGAGCGTACTCTTCGGCCATTTTTTTGATTTCGCCTTCAGAATCAAGGATGACCTTTGCCTGGTCAGGCAGCTTTTTCAAAGCCAGTGCAATTTCGGCGAATTCCTCACAGGAAATGGTCCCAAGAAGTTTTGCAAAGTGAAGAGCTATTAAATTCAGAGCAACGAGCTGGGTACTGTACGCCTTGGTAGAAGCAACGGCAATTTCTGGGCCGGCCCATGTGTATAGCACATCGTCGGCCTCCCGGGAAACGGAGCTGCCCACGACGTTGGTTATTGCAAGCACCCTAGCCCCTAGTTTTTTGGATTCGCGAAGCGCCGCTAAAGTGTCGGCTGTTTCTCCGGACTGGCTGATTATTATCACCAAAGTATCCTTGTCTACCATGGGCTCTCTGTAGCGAAACTCCGAGGCAAGGTCGACTTCTACAGGTATGCGGGCAAGTTTTTCTATTACGTATTTTCCAACTACGCCCGCATGATAGGCCGTTCCGCAGGCTACTATGAATATTTTCTTGAAATTTTCTAATTCCTCCTTAGTTATCTTTATATCATCCAGCCGCACTTCTTCCCTTTCGGGATAGAGCCGTCCTGTCATGGTATCCCGCAGGGCTTTAGGCTGCTCGTGGATTTCCTTCAGCATGAAGTGGGGGTATCCGCCTTTTTCCGCTGCCACTGCATCCCATTTCACTTCAAATACTTCCTTGAACACGGGATTACCTTCAAAGTCCGTAATCTCGACGCTGCTCTTGGTTATCTTCGCCATCTCCCCGTCTTCAAGGATGTAAACGCGACGGGTATACTGAAGGATGGCTGGAATATCCGATGCTACAAAATTCTCGCCCTCTCCAAGGCCAACTATGAGCGGGCTTGACATGCGAGCAGCCACCAACGTCTCCGGCTCCTTGCTGGAAATCACGCCCAGGGCAAAGGACCCTTCGAGCTTTTTTACAGCCATCTTTACCGCTTCGAATAAATCTCCTTTGTAAAAATGCTCA is part of the Caldanaerovirga acetigignens genome and harbors:
- a CDS encoding alkaline phosphatase family protein; the protein is MIKKINKTIMILIDGLSFKTAFNEMGFLNHLVEKGIGALYKVETELPPLSRPLYETIFTGVVPCCSGITTNKSIRLSSNESIFHLARDKGLKTSASAYYFLSELYNKAPFDPICDREQMNEKNPIQYGKFYFEDSYPDSHVFVDGEILRKNYDPDFLLIHTMGMDYVGHIYGSNSKEYKAQAGIVDGLLAWFLTAWIDQGYHIIVTSDHGMRNDGLHQGTGEEERIIPLFCISNLFKPGYNDITIPQTAIAPMICEILGVNTSSKMISFNIKVFRNN
- a CDS encoding DUF2703 domain-containing protein, with the protein product MRCCEMQRKDACCSTNCGCEEPSYFTEKKKIIIDFMYLDLSVCDRCQGTEGSVEEAIDEVKRVLELTGVEVVVNKIHIDSEEKAIQYRFESSPTIRINGKDIQLGTKESLCESCGDLCGDEVDCRVWIYNGKEYNVPPKAMIIDAILREIYGNNESWDNDENIRKQKYELPENLRKFFKAMREKGEK
- a CDS encoding sigma-70 family RNA polymerase sigma factor; protein product: MEGRTSHQLKDNNRIYAWIYQITRNSIFDYYRKKRIETDILDLPEKGITIDDEDEIINELVLCLRNMIENLPDKYKQAIILTELGGLTQKELAQKLGISISGAKSRVQRRRRMLKEKFFECCEFQFDRFGNVIEYQHKESSCKYC
- a CDS encoding RNA-guided endonuclease InsQ/TnpB family protein, coding for MRELSIIYDKDSGRIEARLVVEVKACENNGTGKAAVDLGETVLIACAFDDGTVMLYSGRFIKSVRRYWQKVRASLRQNSRRWKEIAHRERKQVEQLLHIAASHFIAECIRRGVKEIAIGDLNGIRQGIDYGDRLNQRLHAWPYRKLIDMLKYKGALAGILVRDNVDEKSTSITCHACGKVVASNRRHRGLYVCSCGWRTQADINGALNIYERAYQVSPVKGSSGRVARPAVVSYLLGWHGVAEPKREGEPLRASVLGCPSIY
- the tnpA gene encoding IS200/IS605 family transposase, with amino-acid sequence MKRETWKSTGTAVYNINYHFVWSTKYRRKVLLPPVNETLKGAITTLCKEHGYQLLALEVMPDHVHVFLSAPPKIAPAVIAKILKGSTARQLFVKHPELKKKLWGGHLWNPSYYVGTAGEVSSETIRLYIEAQKTEGGE
- the glmS gene encoding glutamine--fructose-6-phosphate transaminase (isomerizing); the encoded protein is MCGIVGYVGDREAAPILIDGLKRLEYRGYDSAGIAVYNSCSMKVVKSEGKIKVLEERLGGAYPEGHIGIGHTRWATHGRPSDVNAHPHSDCSRDFIVVHNGIIENFQELKEWLESQGHRFESETDTEVVPHLIEHFYKGDLFEAVKMAVKKLEGSFALGVISSKEPETLVAARMSSPLIVGLGEGENFVASDIPAILQYTRRVYILEDGEMAKITKSSVEITDFEGNPVFKEVFEVKWDAVAAEKGGYPHFMLKEIHEQPKALRDTMTGRLYPEREEVRLDDIKITKEELENFKKIFIVACGTAYHAGVVGKYVIEKLARIPVEVDLASEFRYREPMVDKDTLVIIISQSGETADTLAALRESKKLGARVLAITNVVGSSVSREADDVLYTWAGPEIAVASTKAYSTQLVALNLIALHFAKLLGTISCEEFAEIALALKKLPDQAKVILDSEGEIKKMAEEYAQREHIFYIGRGLDYAVALEGALKLKEISYIHAEAYAAGELKHGTLALVTEGVPVISLVTQEHLYEKTLSNIKEVKARGAAVIALANEGNKDIAKSADHVMYIPKTHPMLTPVLAVIPLQLFAYYAAVARGCDVDKPRNLAKSVTVE